Proteins encoded in a region of the Streptomyces akebiae genome:
- a CDS encoding helix-turn-helix domain-containing protein: MTGVPGTVTVRSAWHDVPRLQVREFAAIAMAEAPALAEEILGEIRREYPHLPVVLDDSGEPMALIGIRRAIEVFVQHLETAEGRPRVPPGVFQEFGRGEGLNGRSLDSLQAIYRLGVRLAWRRFAEIGQRVEIPPPAMYELVDAGYEYLDGLVDQSVRGYAEAAARQAGERLRLQRRLMELLLAEHHRGDPADALAERAARIGWTLPERVAVGVLLRPAREAMAPAVGQGVLLDMEYEQPRMVVPEPAAAGRPELLHRALTGWSGAIGPPVPLADAAKSLHWAEAAVRLMERRLLPAGEVLYCTEHTEALVLLQPEELIDDLALRCLAPLAHCGPTHGRRLAETLLAWLETRGGAPEIATRLGVHPQTVRYRLRQIRELWGDEIDDPDRRFELELVLRAQRLRGELGDPRGRR, from the coding sequence GTGACCGGTGTCCCGGGAACCGTCACGGTCCGCTCGGCCTGGCACGACGTGCCGCGCCTCCAGGTGCGCGAGTTCGCCGCGATCGCCATGGCCGAGGCCCCCGCCCTCGCGGAGGAGATCCTGGGCGAGATCCGCCGCGAGTACCCGCACCTGCCCGTCGTCCTCGACGACTCCGGCGAACCGATGGCCCTCATCGGGATCCGCCGGGCGATCGAGGTCTTCGTGCAGCACCTGGAGACCGCCGAGGGCCGCCCCCGCGTCCCTCCCGGTGTCTTCCAGGAGTTCGGCCGCGGCGAGGGCCTGAACGGCCGCAGCCTCGACTCCCTCCAGGCGATCTACCGCCTCGGCGTACGCCTCGCCTGGCGCCGCTTCGCGGAGATCGGCCAGCGCGTGGAGATCCCGCCGCCCGCGATGTACGAACTCGTCGACGCCGGATACGAGTACCTGGACGGTCTGGTGGACCAGTCGGTGCGCGGCTACGCGGAGGCGGCGGCCCGGCAGGCGGGCGAGCGTCTGCGACTGCAACGCCGACTGATGGAGCTGCTGCTCGCCGAGCACCACCGGGGCGACCCGGCCGACGCGCTCGCCGAACGCGCGGCCCGGATCGGCTGGACCCTCCCGGAGAGGGTCGCGGTCGGGGTCCTGTTACGCCCGGCCCGTGAGGCCATGGCGCCCGCCGTCGGCCAGGGCGTCCTGCTCGACATGGAGTACGAGCAGCCCCGCATGGTCGTCCCCGAACCGGCCGCGGCCGGCCGCCCCGAGCTCCTGCACCGCGCGCTGACCGGCTGGTCCGGCGCGATCGGCCCGCCGGTGCCGCTGGCCGACGCGGCGAAGTCGCTGCACTGGGCGGAGGCGGCGGTGCGGTTGATGGAGCGGCGGCTGCTGCCCGCCGGAGAAGTCCTGTACTGCACCGAGCACACCGAGGCCCTCGTCCTCCTCCAGCCCGAGGAGTTGATCGACGACCTCGCCCTGCGCTGCCTGGCCCCGCTCGCCCACTGCGGCCCCACCCACGGCCGGCGCCTCGCCGAGACGCTGCTCGCGTGGCTGGAGACCCGGGGCGGGGCACCCGAGATCGCCACACGGCTTGGTGTGCACCCGCAAACCGTTCGGTATCGTCTCCGGCAGATTCGTGAACTCTGGGGCGACGAGATCGATGATCCCGATCGCCGCTTCGAGCTGGAGCTGGTGCTTCGGGCGCAGCGGTTGCGGGGGGAGCTGGGGGATCCGCGCGGGCGGCGGTGA
- a CDS encoding IclR family transcriptional regulator — protein sequence MGRLVPAVTRALDILELFLDGDGTLSAPDIVRRLQLPRTTVHELVTTLAARGYIVQVQGQPGRYRLGVRPYQLGSRYAEQLDLAAEGQQVARSVAETCDETVHVAILEFTDVIYIAKVDSTHAVRMVSAAGRRLPAHCTSVGKMLLASLPEVELNARIPDDADLVAMTPNSITDPAALREALARIRERGLAVENRESNPDVSCVAAPVRDRTGRVVAAISISVPMIRWSDERRIELEQLAAKGAAELSERLGHRSVA from the coding sequence GTGGGACGCCTTGTACCTGCTGTGACCCGGGCGCTCGACATATTGGAGCTCTTCCTGGACGGGGACGGCACGCTGTCCGCCCCCGACATCGTGCGCAGACTCCAGCTCCCCCGTACCACCGTGCACGAGCTGGTCACCACGCTCGCCGCCCGGGGGTACATCGTCCAGGTGCAGGGCCAGCCCGGGCGCTACCGCCTCGGGGTCCGCCCCTACCAGCTCGGCAGCCGTTACGCCGAGCAGCTGGACCTCGCCGCCGAGGGCCAGCAGGTGGCCCGGTCCGTCGCCGAGACCTGTGACGAGACGGTGCACGTGGCGATCCTGGAGTTCACCGACGTCATCTACATCGCCAAGGTCGACTCCACGCACGCCGTGCGCATGGTCTCCGCCGCGGGCCGCCGCCTCCCGGCGCACTGCACCTCCGTGGGCAAGATGCTCCTCGCCTCCCTACCCGAGGTCGAGCTGAACGCCCGGATCCCGGACGACGCCGACCTGGTCGCCATGACTCCCAACAGCATCACCGACCCGGCCGCTCTGCGCGAGGCCCTGGCCCGGATCCGTGAGCGGGGTCTCGCCGTGGAGAACCGCGAGTCCAACCCGGACGTCTCCTGCGTCGCCGCGCCGGTCCGCGACCGCACCGGCAGGGTCGTCGCCGCGATCTCCATCTCCGTCCCCATGATCCGCTGGAGCGACGAGCGCCGGATCGAGCTGGAGCAGCTCGCCGCCAAGGGCGCCGCGGAACTGTCCGAGCGCCTCGGCCACCGGAGCGTGGCATGA
- a CDS encoding SMP-30/gluconolactonase/LRE family protein: protein MSTNTSHSGYEVAVREYAALGEGPTWDPAAQRLIWIDILGSRVHTYDPASGRRTVLVTEQHVGAVKPRAGGGLVLNLRDGVGLTDPDGSFRWLHHEPVPGRRANDAAVAPDGSLFAGTMRYDEAPGGGTLARFTAEGLATTVLDDVAVSNGTGWSPDGSLMYYIDSPTRRIDVFDYTDTGDGVRLPVDRRPFVTIEDGGGFPDGLTVDAEGCVWVALWEGSAVRRYTPTGTLDRVISLPTPRPTACAFAGPDLTDLYITTARTGTETPHPLSGSLLVVPGAGKGLAQPAFAG, encoded by the coding sequence ATGAGCACCAACACGAGTCACTCGGGTTACGAGGTCGCGGTCCGCGAGTACGCGGCCCTGGGCGAGGGCCCCACCTGGGACCCCGCCGCCCAGCGCCTGATCTGGATCGACATCCTCGGCTCCCGGGTCCACACCTACGACCCGGCCTCCGGCCGCCGCACGGTCCTCGTCACCGAGCAGCACGTCGGCGCGGTCAAGCCCCGCGCCGGCGGCGGCCTCGTCCTGAACCTCCGGGACGGCGTCGGTCTGACCGACCCCGACGGCTCCTTCCGGTGGCTGCACCACGAGCCGGTCCCGGGCCGTCGCGCCAACGACGCCGCCGTCGCCCCCGACGGCTCCCTCTTCGCCGGCACCATGCGCTACGACGAGGCCCCGGGCGGCGGCACCCTGGCCCGCTTCACCGCGGAGGGCCTCGCCACGACGGTCCTCGACGACGTCGCCGTGAGCAACGGGACGGGCTGGAGCCCGGACGGCAGTCTCATGTACTACATCGACTCGCCGACCCGCCGGATCGACGTCTTCGACTACACGGACACCGGCGACGGCGTCCGCCTGCCCGTCGATCGGCGCCCCTTCGTCACCATCGAGGACGGCGGCGGTTTCCCCGACGGACTCACCGTCGACGCCGAGGGCTGTGTCTGGGTCGCCCTCTGGGAAGGGAGCGCGGTCCGCCGCTACACCCCGACCGGCACCCTCGACCGCGTCATCAGCCTCCCCACCCCCCGGCCCACCGCCTGCGCCTTCGCCGGCCCCGACCTCACCGACCTCTACATCACCACGGCCCGCACGGGAACAGAGACCCCGCACCCCCTGTCGGGCTCCCTGCTGGTGGTACCGGGCGCGGGGAAGGGCTTGGCTCAGCCCGCGTTCGCGGGCTGA
- a CDS encoding MAB_1171c family putative transporter translates to MRGTAVPATTTGTLGSAGPADFFGELYISFWIPTAVLTAALVIKLPSIVKLWRDSLLRAVGGLLLLACCVFVFAVPSVIAWTNRVVGVPNVAAPWVYSLITAFCACCLLLLVAWRNGPADRSPATRRLMRWVVAVYSGVIVVLWVLFALADVPRERLRDLDTYYATTPFMREEILLYLVAHTVACLITYRLIRNWVRAESLDVWLRGGLQALALGCALNLVFDAAKLTAVVARWTGHDLDWLSTDVAPPVVALAAICIAVGFILPHGGQYLQDRWRVRRSHQRLRPLYQLTRTVDGSRVPFALRATPELRLTRRETFIRDALLRLTRHLDGDLRRRAYDAALDLGHEAGRAKALAAAVAIQDAVATRRRSPESGATATLVAGPLVFPGLGTGAGDPAGASGRTAFPELTVSSDPTDLLQDIEAVSLVLREPAEIEAVRALAAASSPAENGVPVRE, encoded by the coding sequence ATGAGGGGGACGGCCGTGCCCGCGACGACGACCGGGACCCTCGGCTCCGCCGGTCCCGCCGACTTCTTCGGTGAGCTGTACATCTCGTTCTGGATCCCCACGGCCGTCCTGACCGCCGCCCTGGTGATCAAACTGCCCAGCATCGTGAAGCTGTGGCGGGACTCGCTGCTGCGGGCGGTCGGCGGGCTGCTGCTGCTCGCCTGCTGCGTGTTCGTGTTCGCGGTGCCCTCGGTCATCGCGTGGACCAACCGCGTCGTGGGCGTGCCGAACGTCGCCGCGCCCTGGGTGTACTCCCTGATCACCGCGTTCTGCGCGTGCTGTCTGCTGCTGCTCGTCGCCTGGCGCAACGGCCCCGCCGACCGCTCGCCGGCGACCCGTCGGCTCATGCGGTGGGTCGTCGCCGTGTACTCGGGGGTGATCGTCGTCCTGTGGGTGCTGTTCGCGCTGGCGGACGTCCCCCGCGAGCGGCTGCGCGACCTGGACACGTACTACGCCACGACGCCCTTCATGCGCGAGGAGATCCTGCTCTACCTCGTCGCGCACACGGTGGCCTGCCTGATCACCTACCGGCTGATCCGGAACTGGGTGCGCGCGGAGAGCCTGGACGTGTGGCTGCGCGGCGGCCTGCAGGCGCTGGCCCTGGGCTGCGCGCTCAATCTGGTGTTCGACGCCGCGAAACTCACGGCGGTGGTCGCCCGGTGGACGGGGCACGACCTGGACTGGCTGAGCACGGACGTGGCGCCGCCGGTCGTCGCCCTGGCGGCCATCTGCATCGCGGTGGGCTTCATCCTGCCGCACGGCGGTCAGTATCTGCAGGACCGCTGGCGGGTGCGCAGGAGCCATCAGCGGCTGCGGCCGCTCTATCAGCTGACCCGGACCGTCGACGGCTCCCGCGTCCCCTTCGCGCTGCGCGCCACCCCGGAGTTGCGGCTCACCCGCCGGGAGACGTTCATCCGGGACGCCCTGCTCCGGCTGACCCGTCACCTCGACGGGGATCTGCGGCGCCGCGCGTACGACGCCGCGCTGGACCTCGGACACGAGGCCGGCCGGGCGAAGGCCCTTGCCGCCGCCGTGGCGATCCAGGACGCGGTGGCGACGCGGAGGCGGTCGCCGGAGAGCGGGGCCACGGCCACGCTGGTCGCGGGCCCCCTCGTCTTCCCGGGTCTCGGGACGGGTGCGGGCGATCCGGCGGGGGCGTCCGGTCGTACGGCCTTCCCCGAGCTCACGGTCTCCTCCGACCCCACCGATCTGCTGCAGGACATCGAGGCCGTGTCGCTGGTGCTGCGTGAGCCGGCCGAGATCGAGGCGGTACGAGCGCTCGCCGCCGCGTCCTCCCCGGCGGAGAACGGTGTACCCGTACGTGAGTGA
- a CDS encoding toxin-antitoxin system, toxin component, producing the protein MSRDERTGTGRAMGSTGPRESTGPRDSTEPPGPRGVRWVRGVLGRVRGALVPSRSGAEMRKLTAGLSKAVRGRLDAPVGVRELGAALCAEMSARRGGRPVKLRFERFPDGIGVTGLWMEFPDFDLVIVEERAETVQQLVILGHELWHMHAGHCHHHLPGADAAALASADPGGPGAPGGHASAVPPLSPELSAALGQGGTPIAARNGSHESDEQEAEDFGHRLATAFRPWVDTGQSGSAGTAGAAGAAGPAGSGDPVGQAIQAALGYRRHRR; encoded by the coding sequence ATGAGCCGCGACGAGCGCACGGGGACCGGGCGGGCCATGGGATCCACCGGGCCGCGCGAGTCCACCGGGCCGCGCGACTCCACCGAGCCGCCCGGGCCGCGCGGAGTGCGCTGGGTACGCGGGGTACTCGGCAGGGTGCGGGGCGCGCTGGTGCCGTCGCGGTCCGGCGCCGAGATGCGGAAGCTGACGGCCGGGCTCAGCAAGGCGGTGCGGGGGAGGCTCGACGCGCCCGTCGGTGTACGGGAGTTGGGCGCGGCGCTGTGTGCGGAGATGAGCGCGCGGCGGGGTGGGCGGCCGGTGAAACTGCGGTTCGAGCGGTTCCCGGACGGGATCGGGGTGACCGGACTGTGGATGGAGTTCCCCGACTTCGATCTGGTGATCGTCGAGGAGCGGGCCGAGACCGTGCAGCAACTGGTCATCCTGGGGCATGAGTTGTGGCACATGCACGCCGGGCACTGCCATCACCATCTGCCGGGGGCGGACGCGGCGGCGCTCGCGTCCGCGGACCCGGGCGGGCCGGGCGCGCCGGGCGGGCACGCGTCCGCGGTGCCGCCGCTCTCCCCCGAGCTGTCGGCCGCCCTCGGGCAGGGCGGTACGCCCATCGCGGCCCGCAACGGCTCGCACGAGTCGGACGAGCAGGAGGCCGAGGACTTCGGGCATCGGCTGGCGACCGCCTTCCGTCCCTGGGTGGACACCGGGCAGAGCGGGTCCGCCGGAACTGCCGGAGCCGCCGGAGCCGCTGGACCAGCCGGGTCCGGCGACCCGGTCGGGCAGGCCATCCAGGCGGCCCTGGGCTATCGCCGGCACAGGAGATGA
- a CDS encoding transcriptional regulator, whose protein sequence is MSSLPGALAETLARLDVRIAQTGADRSRLLDAGALAERTALGEDEVRALLDGDTPVADRVDDRVRRRVRAVHEAYVARSGKRAGEVGREVAERLSISPEWARQLLLGRKMPNVPDLTELAEFFGIEDGVRFFTDPAATVLHRELGRVLAGLDGGADDDGPLVEFATRHGIVTLALRGQRLTPRKQEALAVMLEGLLGIDDEEARR, encoded by the coding sequence GTGTCTTCGCTCCCCGGCGCCCTTGCCGAGACCCTGGCCCGACTCGACGTCCGTATCGCGCAGACCGGTGCCGACCGGAGCCGACTTCTCGACGCGGGGGCCCTGGCGGAACGTACGGCCCTCGGCGAGGACGAGGTGCGGGCCCTGCTCGACGGGGACACGCCGGTGGCGGACCGGGTCGACGACCGGGTGCGCCGGCGGGTGCGGGCGGTGCACGAGGCGTATGTCGCCCGGAGCGGGAAGCGGGCCGGGGAGGTCGGCAGGGAGGTCGCGGAGCGGCTCTCGATCAGTCCCGAGTGGGCCCGGCAGCTGCTGCTCGGCAGGAAGATGCCCAACGTGCCCGATCTGACCGAACTCGCCGAGTTCTTCGGGATCGAGGACGGCGTCCGGTTCTTCACCGACCCGGCCGCGACCGTCCTGCACCGGGAACTCGGGCGGGTCCTGGCGGGACTCGACGGAGGCGCGGACGACGACGGCCCGCTGGTCGAGTTCGCCACCCGGCACGGGATCGTCACGCTCGCGCTGCGCGGGCAACGGCTCACCCCTCGCAAGCAGGAGGCGCTCGCTGTCATGCTCGAAGGGCTGCTCGGCATCGACGACGAGGAGGCCCGGCGATGA
- the arfA gene encoding arabinosylfuranosidase ArfA, with amino-acid sequence MTRTARFTLDPAFKVGEVNPRLFGSFVEHLGRCVYTGIFEPDHPSADEAGLRTDVLDLVRELGVTTIRYPGGNFVSGYKWEDSVGPAEDRPRRLDLAWRSTETNRFGLSEYIAFLKKIGPRAEPMMALNLGTRGVAEALELQEYANHPAGTALSDLRAAHGDKDPFGIRLWCLGNEMDGPWQTGHKTATEYGRIAAETARAMRQIDPHVELVACGSSSQSMPTFAEWEATVLAETYDLVDYISLHAYYQPEDGDIDSFLASAVDMESFIENVVATCDHIGARLKSKKKINLSFDEWNVWYISEWHAIENSGVRDWAEAPRLLEDNYSVTDAVVFGSLLIALLRHADRVTVACLAQLVNVIAPIMTEPGGPAWRQTTFFPFAQAARYGRGEVLDVRVDSPTYETKKYGEADLLHATAVRAEDGSVTVFAVNRGRTEALPLEVALNGMELTRIVEHGVLADADPDARNTLTEPERVTPHAGEGASLRDGVLSAVLEPLSWNVIRLG; translated from the coding sequence ATGACCCGCACCGCCCGCTTCACTCTCGACCCCGCTTTCAAGGTCGGCGAGGTCAACCCCCGACTCTTCGGCTCCTTCGTGGAACACCTCGGCCGCTGCGTCTACACCGGCATCTTCGAACCGGACCACCCCAGCGCCGACGAGGCGGGCCTGCGCACCGACGTACTGGACCTGGTCCGCGAACTGGGCGTCACCACGATCCGCTACCCCGGCGGCAACTTCGTCTCCGGCTACAAGTGGGAGGACTCCGTCGGCCCCGCCGAGGACCGCCCCCGCCGCCTCGACCTCGCCTGGCGCTCCACCGAGACCAACCGCTTCGGCCTCTCCGAGTACATCGCATTCCTGAAGAAGATCGGGCCCCGGGCCGAGCCCATGATGGCCCTCAACCTCGGCACCCGGGGCGTCGCCGAGGCCCTCGAACTCCAGGAGTACGCCAACCACCCCGCCGGCACCGCCCTCTCCGACCTCCGCGCCGCCCACGGCGACAAGGACCCCTTCGGCATCAGACTCTGGTGCCTGGGCAACGAGATGGACGGCCCCTGGCAGACCGGCCACAAGACGGCGACCGAGTACGGCCGCATCGCCGCCGAGACGGCCCGCGCGATGCGCCAGATCGACCCGCACGTCGAACTCGTCGCCTGCGGCTCCTCCAGCCAGTCCATGCCGACGTTCGCCGAGTGGGAGGCGACGGTCCTGGCGGAGACGTACGACCTCGTCGACTACATCTCCCTGCACGCCTACTACCAGCCCGAAGACGGCGACATCGACTCCTTCCTCGCCTCCGCCGTCGACATGGAGTCCTTCATCGAGAACGTGGTCGCCACCTGTGACCACATCGGCGCCAGGCTGAAGTCCAAGAAGAAGATCAACCTCTCCTTCGACGAGTGGAACGTCTGGTACATCTCGGAGTGGCACGCGATCGAGAACTCCGGCGTGCGGGACTGGGCGGAGGCCCCCCGTCTGCTGGAGGACAACTACAGCGTCACCGACGCCGTCGTCTTCGGCTCGCTCCTCATCGCCCTCCTCCGGCACGCGGACCGCGTCACCGTCGCCTGCCTCGCCCAACTCGTCAACGTCATCGCCCCGATCATGACCGAGCCCGGCGGCCCGGCCTGGCGGCAGACGACGTTCTTCCCGTTCGCGCAGGCCGCGCGGTACGGGAGGGGCGAGGTGCTCGACGTACGGGTGGACTCGCCGACGTACGAGACGAAGAAGTACGGCGAGGCGGATCTGCTGCACGCGACGGCGGTGCGGGCCGAGGACGGGTCGGTGACCGTGTTCGCGGTCAACCGGGGTCGCACGGAGGCACTGCCGCTGGAAGTCGCCCTGAACGGAATGGAGTTGACCCGGATCGTCGAGCACGGCGTGCTGGCCGACGCGGACCCGGACGCACGGAACACGCTGACGGAGCCCGAGCGGGTCACCCCGCACGCGGGTGAGGGGGCGTCACTCCGGGACGGCGTGCTCAGCGCGGTCCTCGAACCGCTGTCGTGGAACGTGATCCGGCTCGGCTGA
- a CDS encoding RrF2 family transcriptional regulator, translated as MRISARADYAVRAVLEVAVRQDSGPVKAEVIATVQEIPHKFLEGILGDLRRGGVVTSRRGGSGGYRLARDAASITVADVIRAVDGPIVSVRGERPTGLTYTGSAEPLLPLWIALRANVRRILEGVTVADIAADALPEPVKELAAEPAAWENP; from the coding sequence ATGAGGATCTCGGCACGGGCGGATTACGCCGTACGCGCGGTACTGGAAGTCGCCGTGCGGCAGGACAGCGGTCCGGTGAAGGCGGAAGTCATCGCGACCGTGCAGGAGATTCCGCACAAGTTCCTGGAGGGCATCCTCGGGGACCTGAGGCGGGGCGGAGTCGTCACCAGTCGGCGCGGTGGCAGCGGCGGTTACCGGCTCGCCAGGGACGCCGCCTCGATCACCGTCGCCGATGTCATCAGGGCGGTGGACGGCCCCATCGTGTCGGTGCGCGGCGAACGGCCCACCGGCCTGACCTACACCGGCTCCGCCGAGCCGCTGCTGCCGCTGTGGATCGCGCTGCGGGCGAACGTCCGCCGCATCCTGGAGGGCGTCACGGTCGCCGACATCGCGGCCGACGCGCTGCCCGAGCCGGTGAAGGAGCTGGCGGCGGAGCCGGCGGCCTGGGAGAACCCTTAG
- a CDS encoding sulfite exporter TauE/SafE family protein gives MRTLVLLALAGLGAQLVDGSLGMAYGVTSTTLLLAMGTNPAAASATVHLAEIGTTLMSGASHWRFGNVDWKVVARIGVPGAVGAFLGATVLSSLSTEVAGPMMSLILLGLGLYVLSRFTLRGLPEDRLGQPLRKRFLSPLGLVAGFLDATGGGGWGPVGTPALLASGRMEPRKVIGSIDTSEFLVAVSASLGFLFSLGSQGLDWAWVTAFLLGGLIAAPIAAWLVRMVPPRVLGSAVGGVIIATNVRTLLNSDWIAAPGAVSAVVYLAVYALWAAALTYSIRQHLKERAATASAPLGEVDNGATGHDEPLAAEAAVTRNG, from the coding sequence ATGCGGACGCTGGTACTGCTCGCGCTGGCGGGTCTGGGTGCGCAGCTCGTGGACGGCAGCCTGGGCATGGCCTACGGCGTGACCTCGACGACGCTGCTGCTCGCCATGGGCACCAACCCGGCCGCCGCCTCGGCCACGGTGCACCTCGCCGAGATCGGTACGACCCTGATGTCGGGCGCCTCGCACTGGCGGTTCGGGAACGTGGACTGGAAGGTCGTCGCCAGGATCGGCGTACCGGGCGCGGTGGGCGCGTTCCTCGGCGCGACCGTCCTCTCCTCGCTGTCGACCGAGGTCGCCGGCCCCATGATGTCGCTGATCCTCCTCGGGCTCGGCCTCTACGTCCTGTCCCGCTTCACCCTGCGCGGCCTGCCCGAGGATCGCCTCGGCCAACCCCTGCGCAAGCGGTTCCTGTCCCCGCTGGGCCTGGTCGCCGGCTTCCTCGACGCGACCGGCGGGGGCGGCTGGGGCCCCGTGGGCACACCGGCGCTGCTGGCCAGCGGCCGTATGGAACCCCGCAAGGTCATCGGCTCCATCGACACCAGCGAGTTCCTCGTGGCGGTCTCCGCGAGCCTGGGCTTCCTCTTCTCCCTCGGCTCCCAGGGCCTGGACTGGGCCTGGGTCACCGCCTTCCTCCTCGGTGGTCTCATCGCCGCCCCCATCGCCGCGTGGCTGGTCCGCATGGTCCCGCCGAGGGTGCTGGGTTCGGCGGTGGGCGGCGTCATCATCGCCACCAATGTCCGCACGCTGCTGAACAGCGACTGGATCGCGGCGCCGGGGGCGGTGAGCGCGGTGGTCTACCTCGCCGTGTACGCCCTCTGGGCGGCGGCTCTGACGTACTCGATCCGGCAGCACCTGAAGGAGAGGGCGGCGACCGCTTCCGCGCCCCTCGGGGAGGTGGACAACGGCGCGACCGGCCACGACGAGCCGCTGGCGGCCGAAGCGGCGGTCACCCGCAACGGCTAG
- a CDS encoding SDR family NAD(P)-dependent oxidoreductase — MAAAQVTSMGSGGGMATVGFYGAGKAALDSGSEALAMEVEGFGIKVTIVQMGGYDTGLFTIGTTTTYPLTQYQPLRTEMEAMWGDAVAPEPAATAPVIAELGRTAGPAPTADRRQPVLRSCLGDGPGPSGSVPVLGAPQPYRPGLTVSPRHDIRVPDANVLLA; from the coding sequence GTGGCTGCCGCCCAGGTCACCTCGATGGGCAGCGGCGGTGGCATGGCCACCGTCGGCTTCTACGGTGCAGGCAAGGCCGCGCTGGACTCGGGCAGCGAGGCACTGGCGATGGAGGTCGAGGGGTTCGGCATCAAGGTCACCATCGTGCAGATGGGCGGCTACGACACCGGCCTGTTCACTATCGGCACCACGACCACCTATCCCCTGACGCAGTATCAGCCCCTGCGCACCGAGATGGAGGCGATGTGGGGCGACGCGGTCGCCCCGGAGCCCGCCGCGACTGCTCCGGTCATCGCGGAGCTTGGCCGCACTGCCGGACCCGCCCCGACGGCTGATCGTCGGCAGCCAGTCCTTCGATCATGTCTTGGCGATGGGCCAGGACCAAGCGGATCTGTACCGGTCCTGGGAGCACCTCAGCCGTATCGCCCCGGGCTGACCGTGTCTCCGCGCCACGACATTCGTGTCCCCGACGCAAACGTCCTGCTGGCCTGA
- a CDS encoding dienelactone hydrolase family protein, which translates to MRFLSETSSDGVREQLFTLGDIPGVLWTPEDAVATRPLVLMGHGGGQHKKAPGILARARRFVIDGGFAVVAVDVPAHGDRPKVEEYDRIATENQARVAAGEELAPLIAGFQALVARQTVPEWRAVLDAVQQLEHVGAAPVGYWGVSLGCGLGVPFVAAETRVRAAVLGLGGALASAEAAARINVPVEFLVQWDDERVPRAQSLALFDALASAEKTLHANPGKHGELPAFELESALRFFARHLG; encoded by the coding sequence ATGCGCTTCCTCTCTGAGACGTCGTCCGACGGCGTCCGCGAACAGCTCTTCACCCTCGGCGATATTCCTGGCGTGCTGTGGACGCCGGAAGATGCCGTCGCCACGCGTCCGCTCGTCTTGATGGGACACGGTGGCGGTCAGCACAAGAAGGCCCCTGGCATCCTGGCTCGTGCACGCCGCTTCGTGATCGACGGCGGTTTCGCGGTCGTGGCGGTCGACGTTCCCGCCCACGGCGACCGGCCGAAGGTCGAGGAGTACGACCGGATCGCGACTGAGAACCAGGCTCGCGTGGCAGCCGGTGAAGAATTGGCCCCGCTGATCGCCGGCTTCCAGGCGCTCGTGGCCCGCCAGACCGTGCCGGAATGGCGGGCGGTCCTGGACGCGGTTCAGCAACTGGAGCACGTAGGCGCCGCCCCGGTGGGCTACTGGGGAGTCTCGCTGGGATGCGGACTCGGTGTTCCGTTCGTCGCTGCCGAAACGCGGGTCCGCGCAGCGGTGCTGGGCCTGGGCGGGGCGCTGGCGTCGGCCGAGGCCGCCGCGCGGATCAACGTTCCGGTGGAGTTCTTGGTGCAGTGGGACGATGAGCGGGTGCCGCGAGCTCAGAGCTTGGCGCTGTTCGACGCCTTGGCGTCGGCCGAGAAGACGTTGCACGCCAACCCCGGCAAGCACGGGGAACTCCCGGCATTCGAGCTGGAGAGCGCGCTGAGGTTCTTCGCCCGACACCTCGGCTGA
- a CDS encoding ATP-binding protein: MPGGERNGGVRATGGAGGDAPALPPETLLLKRHFTAENLPLVRAQVEDTAAAAGLGGVRLGEFTLAVSEIAANAVEHAGGQGRLELRLLPHELECRITDDGPGFTPAIPELLPGLTGTCPGRGLWLAHLVTDRLTVTTDRAGAGTGTGTGTEVTLAMRLG, encoded by the coding sequence ATGCCGGGCGGGGAGAGGAACGGCGGAGTCCGTGCGACGGGCGGAGCGGGCGGCGACGCCCCGGCCCTCCCTCCCGAAACGCTCCTGCTGAAACGCCACTTCACCGCGGAGAACCTCCCCCTGGTGCGTGCCCAGGTCGAGGACACGGCCGCCGCGGCGGGCCTCGGCGGCGTACGGCTCGGCGAGTTCACCCTCGCGGTCAGCGAGATCGCGGCCAACGCGGTCGAGCACGCCGGCGGTCAGGGCCGCCTCGAACTGCGCCTTCTCCCCCACGAGTTGGAGTGCCGCATCACCGACGACGGCCCCGGCTTCACCCCCGCCATCCCGGAACTCCTCCCGGGCCTCACCGGCACCTGCCCCGGCCGCGGCCTCTGGCTCGCCCACCTGGTCACCGACCGCCTGACGGTGACGACGGACAGGGCGGGGGCGGGCACGGGGACAGGGACGGGGACGGAAGTGACGCTGGCTATGCGGTTGGGGTAG